A section of the Trichomycterus rosablanca isolate fTriRos1 chromosome 6, fTriRos1.hap1, whole genome shotgun sequence genome encodes:
- the polg2 gene encoding DNA polymerase subunit gamma-2, mitochondrial — translation MCYLIQLPLTSSAMLTYCIRRQLSVLNRLNVKVSVFHELLQLSKYYGSSNSDGVLCPAHDMLQLLKKRFFIPPNYPNTDTLMRSDSCPYGPLGVDLNRNILEQWWTSVVRSRPQVFGISTLYMVDKEAGKLEMEAMNVLSQTDLNKEQLPERQSQVLQHKQSFRSSLLQGALEQYVPSLELMNRKLPLGLAETGLCYRPESMDSHAIGCSSEVTEASLVWFCSPRTSSQWLDYWTRQRLQWWRKFVLGPSDFSVRDMSDEELTGGASRGVAIQFQFPWGTETLETLWSLGDTELLRIHQGTRANLQCKDGKKTVVPHVLSLSANMDRGMLAVFYNSLQKVQRVDSKQRLHQRTVLKLHPTLAPVKVAVDMGRGSTTELRQVCEGLLDEFLEVGISAWPGYMDTTQLSMETLHNKYDEMGVLFTVMVGENTLENGLLLVRNRDTTIRETMHISEIKQFLLKYISAAGNV, via the exons ATGTGTTACTTAATTCAGCTACCACTGACTAGCAGTGCCATGCTTACCTACTGCATCAGAAGGCAACTTTCCGTGCTAAACCGGCTAAATGTAAAGGTCTCAGTGTTTCATGAGCTGCTACAGTTATCTAAATACTATGGGAGTAGTAATAGTGATGGTGTTTTGTGTCCAGCTCATGACATGCTGCAGCTCTTAAAGAAGAGGTTCTTCATCCCGCCCAATTACCCTAATACTGATACATTAATGAGGAGTGACTCCTGTCCATACGGACCATTAGGAGTGGACCTCAATAGGAACATCCTGGAACAATGGTGGACTTCAGTGGTCAGATCCAGACCTCAGGTGTTTGGGATAAGCACGCTTTATATGGTAGATAAGGAAGCTGGAAAACTGGAGATGGAGGCTATGAATGTTCTGAGTCAGACCGATTTAAACAAGGAGCAGCTGCCTGAAAGACAGAGTCAAGTACTTCAACACAAACAGAGTTTTCGTTCCAGTCTCCTCCAAG GTGCATTGGAGCAATATGTCCCATCTCTAGAGCTAATGAACAGAAAACTACCATTAGGTTTGGCTGAAACGGGtctgtgttacaggcctgaaagtATGGACTCTCATGCAATCGGTTG CTCATCAGAGGTAACTGAAGCATCTCTTGTGTGGTTCTGCTCTCCCCGTACTTCCTCTCAGTGGCTCGACTACTGGACTCGTCAAAGACTGCAGTGGTGGAGAAAG TTTGTTTTAGGACCATCAGACTTCAGTGTGCGTGACATGTCAGATGAGGAGCTGACTGGCGGTGCATCCCGTGGAGTAGCAATCCAGTTTCAATTTCCGTGGGGCACAGAGACCCTGGAAACACTGTGGAGTCTCGGAGACACAGAACTTCTCAGGATTCACCAGGGCACTCGGGCCAATCTACAG TGTAAAGATGGAAAGAAGACAGTTGTGCCTCATGTCCTCTCTCTCAGTGCAAATATGGACCGAGGTATGCTAGCTGTCTTTTATAACTCATTACAAAAAGTCcagagagtggacagtaagcAGAGACTCCATCAGAGAACG GTACTAAAACTGCATCCTACTTTAGCTCCTGTTAAAGTAGCGGTGGATATGGGCAGAGGATCAACCACTGAACTcagacag GTGTGTGAGGGCCTGCTTGATGAATTCCTGGAAGTAGGAATCAGTGCATGGCCAGGGTACATGGACACCACACAGTTATCCATGGAGACTCTGCACAACAA GTATGATGAGATGGGTGTGCTGTTTACAGTTATGGTTGGGGAGAACACTCTGGAAAACGGACTCCTGCTGGTGCGGAATCGTGACACCACCATTAGAGAAACCATGCACATCTCTGAGATCAAACAATTCCTTCTGAAGTACATATCTGCTGCTGGAAATGTCTGA
- the LOC134317123 gene encoding probable ATP-dependent RNA helicase DDX5 yields the protein MPGYSDRDRGRDRGYGGGAPRFGGGRNGPPSSKFGNPGDRLRKRHWNLDELPKFEKNFYKEHPDVTRRSIQEVEQYRRAKEVTVKGRDCPKPIIKFHEATFPNYVMEVINKQPWSEPTPIQAQGWPLALSGKDMVGIAQTGSGKTLAYLLPAIVHINHQPFLEHGDGPICLVLAPTRELAQQVQQVAAEYGRASRLKSTCIYGGAPKGPQMRDLERGVEICIATPGRLIDFLEAGKTNLQRCTYLVLDEADRMLDMGFEPQIRKIVDQIRPDRQTLMWSATWPKEVRQLAEDFLKEYVQINIGALQLSANHNILQIVDVCNDGEKDDKLIRLLEEIMSEKENKTIIFVETKRRCDELTRRMRRDGWPAMGIHGDKSQQERDWVLNEFKFGKACILIATDVASRGLDVEDVKFVINYDYPNSSEDYIHRIGRTARSQKTGTAYTFFTPNNMKQANDLISVLREANQAINPKLIQMAEDRGGRSRGGRGNYKDDRRDRYSGGGRRDYGSYRDRDSERGYSSGPKSQNGSYSGGGSYNKSNSGSGNYNSGGSNYNNNSYNSGGNPNQNPNQSTFGNQNFQNQSFQGNHPPAQNGMNHPPFPFNPPQQPPQSMVPYSMPPPFPQ from the exons ATGCCTGGATATTCAGACAGAGATCGTGGAAGAGACAGGGG TTATGGGGGCGGTGCACCTCGGTTCGGTGGAGGCCGAAATGGCCCTCCGTCTAGCAAATTTGGCAACCCTGGCGACAGGCTGCGCAAAAGACACTGGAACCTCGATGAACTCCCCAAATTTGAAAAGAACTTCTACAAGGAACACCCTGATGTTACCCGCAGATCAATA CAAGAGGTAGAACAGTACAGAAGAGCAAAAGAAGTTACAGTGAAAGGCAGAGATTGCCCTAAACCTATCATAAAGTTCCATGAAGCCACATTCCCCA ATTATGTAATGGAAGTGATCAACAAGCAACCATGGTCTGAGCCCACTCCGATTCAAGCTCAAGGCTGGCCGCTCGCACTTAGTGGGAAGGACATGGTTGGCATTGCCCAAACCGGCTCTGGAAAAACCCTGGCA TACCTGTTGCCAGCAATTGTGCATATTAACCATCAGCCATTCCTTGAACATGGAGATGGTCCTATt TGTTTGGTGCTGGCACCTACTCGTGAGCTGGCCCAGCAGGTTCAGCAGGTCGCCGCAGAGTACGGAAGAGCCTCCCGCCTAAAGTCCACCTGCATCTATGGAGGAGCTCCCAAAGGACCCCAAATGAGGGACCTTGAGAGAG GGGTTGAGATCTGCATTGCCACTCCGGGTCGTCTGATTGACTTCTTGGAGGCAGGAAAAACCAACCTGCAGCGCTGCACTTACCTGGTGCTAGACGAGGCTGACCGCATGCTGGACATGGGCTTTGAGCCACAGATCCGCAAAATCGTTGATCAGATTCGT CCTGACAGACAAACTCTGATGTGGAGCGCCACTTGGCCCAAAGAGGTACGTCAGTTGGCAGAGGATTTCCTGAAGGAGTACGTTCAGATTAACATAGGAGCTCTGCAGCTTAGCGCAAACCACAACATCCTACAGATCGTGGATGTCTGTAATGATGGGGAAAAGGATGACAA GCTGATCCGTTTGCTGGAGGAAATCATGAGCGAGAAGGAGAATAAGACCATTATCTTTGTTGAGACCAAGAGGAGGTGTGATGAGCTAACCCGGAGGATGAGGAGAGATGG GTGGCCTGCAATGGGAATTCATGGAGACAAAAGTCAGCAAGAAAGAGACTGGGTTCTGAACg AATTCAAGTTTGGTAAAGCATGCATCCTCATCGCTACGGATGTGGCCTCACGTGGACTAG ATGTGGAGGATGTGAAATTTGTCATCAATTATGACTACCCTAACTCCTCTGAGGACTATATCCATCGAATCGGGCGCACGGCCCGCAGTCAGAAAACTGGCACGGCCTACACCTTCTTTACGCCCAACAACATGAAGCAGGCCAATGACCTGATCTCGGTCCTGCGCGAGGCCAATCAGGCAATCAATCCTAAACTGATTCAGATGGCAGAGGACCGAGGAG GTCGTTCCAGAGGTGGTCGGGGAAACTACAAGGATGACCGGCGGGACCGCTATTCCGGTGGGGGTAGGAGAGATTATGGTAGCTATAGGGATAGAGATAGTGAGAGGGGTTACAGTAGTGGACCAAAGTCACAAAACGGCAGTTACAGTGGTGGCGGCAGCTACAACAAAAGTAACAGTGGCAGCGGTAATTACAATAGTGGCGGCAGCAACTACAATAATAACAGTTACAACAGTGGGGGAAACCCGAACCAAAACCCAAACCAAAGCACTTTCGGGAACCAGAACTTTCAGAACCAGTCGTTTCAGGGAAATCATCCTCCGGCCCAGAATGGAATGAACCACCCGCCTTTCCCATTTAACCCCCCTCAACAGCCCCCTCAGTCGATGGTGCCGTACTCCATGCCCCCTCCTTTTCCCCAGTAG